From the Priestia koreensis genome, one window contains:
- a CDS encoding GNAT family N-acetyltransferase — MNKNRLDLISQYKNDSLLFNFYTEYVYKSLASLNKDYKSFDKWYFEKVVPGIKLGNREIIVATNDQFLTGVSILKNSIYEKKICTLYVNPKFRKIGVGKELFESSLEILNSDFPVITVNEERVPEFSSLLNYYGFELSQVASNYYKNLSNEYVYNGVLDKPTSQKSFPKEYSLVSS; from the coding sequence ATGAACAAGAATAGATTAGATTTAATATCACAGTATAAAAATGACTCCTTACTTTTTAATTTTTACACAGAATATGTATATAAATCATTGGCTTCTTTAAATAAAGATTACAAGTCGTTTGATAAATGGTACTTTGAAAAAGTTGTTCCTGGTATTAAATTAGGGAATAGAGAAATTATCGTTGCCACAAATGATCAATTTTTGACGGGTGTTTCCATTTTGAAGAATAGTATTTATGAGAAGAAGATTTGCACCTTGTATGTAAATCCGAAGTTCAGAAAAATAGGAGTTGGAAAAGAGCTTTTTGAAAGTAGCTTAGAAATTTTAAACTCTGACTTTCCAGTGATTACTGTTAATGAGGAAAGAGTACCAGAGTTTTCATCTTTATTAAATTATTACGGGTTTGAACTTTCTCAAGTTGCAAGCAATTACTACAAAAATCTTTCTAATGAATATGTATATAATGGAGTACTAGATAAGCCCACCTCACAAAAGTCGTTTCCAAAAGAATATTCTTTGGTATCTTCGTGA
- a CDS encoding AAA family ATPase, protein MKLQENFEKVVENIEKVIIGKREVATLSLVALLAEGHILLEDVPGVGKTMMVRALSKSISADFKRIQFTPDLLPSDVTGVSIYNPKEMDFIYRPGPVMSHIVLADEINRTSPKTQSALLEAMEEGNVTTDGVTRPLPRPFFVMATQNPIEFDGTYQLPEAQLDRFLFKLKMGYPSMREEIEMLSRQANQSPIANLEPVMDVSTLIELQDRVKEVYVDDTIKQYIVEIVNRTRKHDLIYLGSSPRGSVALMRASQALALIQGRDFCVPDDVQYLALYVLSHRIMLKPEARYEGKVAEDVIREIIEKVYVPIKR, encoded by the coding sequence ATGAAACTACAAGAAAACTTTGAAAAAGTTGTAGAAAACATCGAAAAAGTGATTATTGGAAAGAGAGAGGTTGCAACGCTTAGTTTAGTTGCGCTTTTAGCCGAAGGGCATATATTGCTTGAGGATGTACCAGGTGTAGGGAAGACGATGATGGTTCGTGCGTTATCGAAGTCGATTAGCGCTGATTTTAAACGAATTCAGTTTACACCCGATTTGCTACCTTCTGATGTTACCGGCGTATCCATATACAACCCAAAAGAAATGGATTTTATTTATCGTCCAGGCCCCGTTATGAGTCATATCGTATTAGCGGATGAAATCAACCGCACATCACCTAAAACACAATCTGCCCTACTTGAAGCAATGGAAGAAGGAAATGTCACAACCGATGGGGTTACTCGTCCACTTCCACGTCCTTTCTTCGTGATGGCAACACAAAACCCAATCGAATTTGACGGAACGTATCAGCTGCCAGAAGCTCAGCTTGATCGCTTCCTTTTTAAGCTCAAAATGGGCTACCCAAGTATGCGTGAAGAAATAGAAATGTTATCGAGACAAGCAAACCAATCACCAATTGCGAATCTGGAACCCGTTATGGATGTGTCCACGCTAATTGAGCTTCAGGATCGCGTAAAAGAAGTATACGTAGACGATACGATTAAGCAGTATATCGTGGAGATCGTAAACCGAACAAGAAAGCATGACTTAATCTACTTAGGTTCTAGTCCTCGTGGTTCCGTAGCGCTTATGCGGGCTTCTCAAGCACTTGCGCTCATCCAAGGTCGTGATTTTTGTGTCCCTGATGACGTGCAGTATTTGGCTCTATACGTCCTGTCGCATCGTATTATGCTGAAGCCAGAAGCGCGCTATGAAGGAAAAGTAGCTGAGGATGTCATCCGAGAGATTATTGAGAAAGTGTACGTTCCGATTAAAAGGTAA